The following nucleotide sequence is from Capricornis sumatraensis isolate serow.1 chromosome 5, serow.2, whole genome shotgun sequence.
CCCAGCCCTGGACGAGGTGAGGAAGGAAGAGTGGCCACTGGTGGATGACTGCACCGGAGTCACTGGGTACCATGAGCAGCTAACCATCCACGGGAAGGACCATGAGAGCGTGTTCACTGTGTCCCTGTGGGACTGTGACCGCAAGTTCAGGGTCAAGATCAGGGGCATCGATATCCCCGTGCTGCCCCGGAATGCAGATCTCACGGTTTTTGTGGAGGCAAACATCCAGTATGGGCAGCAAGTCCTTTGCCAAAGAAGAACCAGCCCCAAACCCTTCACGGAGGAGGTGCTCTGGAATGTGTGGCTTGAATTCAGTATCAAGATCAAAGACTTACCCAAAGGGGCTCTGCTCAACCTCCAGATCTACTGTGGCAAAGCGCCAGCTCTGTCTGGTAAGGCCTCTGCAGAGACTCCCAGTCCCGAGTCCAGAGGCAAAGCTCAGCTTCTCTACTACGTGAACTTGCTGCTCATCGACCACCGATTCCTCCTGCGCCACGGCGAGTATGTGCTCCACATGTGGCAGTTATCTGGGAAAGGGGAAGACCAAGGGAGCTTCAATGCAGACAAGCTCACGTCTGCCACCAACCCCGACAAGGAGAACTCAATGTCCATCTCCATTCTCCTGGACAACTACTGTCACCCCATAGCCTTGCCTAAGCATCAGCCCACCCCTGACCCGGAAGGGGACCGCGTACGAGCAGAAATGCCCAACCAACTTCGGAAGCAACTGGAGGCAATCATAGCTACTGATCCACTTAACCCTCTCACTGTGGAAGACAAAGAATTGCTTTGGCATTTCAGATATGAAAGCCTTAAGGATCCCAAAGCATACCCTAAGCTCTTTAGCTCAGTGAAATGGGGACAGCAAGAAATTGTGGCCAAAACATATCAATTGTTAGCCAGAAGGGAGGTCTGGGATCAAAGCGCTTTGGATGTTGGATTAACGATGCAACTCCTGGACTGCAACTTTTCGGATGAAAACGTAAGAGCCATTGCAGTTCAGAAACTGGAGAGCTTGGAAGACGATGACGTTCTGCATTACCTGCTCCAACTGGTCCAGGTAGGGGAGGCACTCATCGCAAGGAATTTATCTGCCTGTGCAGACAGGCACCATATTAAGCCATCTTCCAGTGCACATTGTCCAAAGAGAGTCAATGATCAGTCAAAGGAGATCTACTTTTTTACTACTCAAAGAGTAGTAAACgttcccttttacttttttttctgtctttgaggGCTTTCTGACCAGCATTTTGATGATATGAATAATTCCACCTTTTTAGGAGAACTGGCCCAGTGGGAATGAGAGTTTACTCTGTTAATGATAGACTTGACTTACTGAATGCTCTCTTACGCCAAAGCTCCAAGTGATCTatgtatttttcatgtattatCATGTTTAACTCTCCCAACAATGTTGATAGCAGTCCagttaatatttgcattttatatataaggaaactgaggcactgagagtTTAAGTAATGTGCCCAAGGCCACATATTTTGAAAGACAAATTCAAACCCAGAGGTCCGGCGACAGGTCTGCTCTTTTTATTGCCTCCCAGTGTCTGCAAGTATGCATGATAGCATGTCCTAGAGAGAAAAGGTCATACTCTCTGCTCATGTTTGTCACAATTCATAGAGTAACATCTCAATTCTGGATGGGACCTTGAAAGCCCCTCTCTTTAGACACGTCTGGTACTCTGTTTCCACTCTTCTTCATATGCCTTTCCCTGTGTCCAGAGAGACTAAATCATTTGTTAAAGGTTTCCTTAGGAAGTTAGATAAAGGAGGACTGGTTCTCCTGCTCACTATAGTCATTCTCATAGGGTATTGTGCTGCTTGACGAGGAGGAGGGAAGACAGGAATTGGAAGAGAATTCTATTTTACAGAGCAGATGTGCTCATTCATTACTTCAACAACTCACACTGAGTGTTTCCCCTTTTCTGGTTACTGGATATAGAGAAGTGATCAAAACACAGCTGGACTCTGCCCTAATGTAGCCTGTAGTTCATGGAGAAAGACATCAAATGAGTATACATACAGGCAGATACTGAATAACCTACTGTGACAAATGCTTTGAGGAAAAGCTATAGAATGTTATGAGAAAATTGTCAGGGGTCCTGAGAACACTTAATTTACATTGAAGAAGCCAAGGACAATTCTGAGTAGGTGATGTTTTTCAGGCTAACTGTTGGACACCAAACTGTCTAATCATTATCTATATTTATAGGCAGTTTTCTGGAGTTTTCTGATGCAAATTTTGGATAGTCTAAACTTTGAATCTTCACCTTCCCATTACTCAGAGAGTTGAAATATAGTTGGCCTTTATCTTTATCTAATCAAATATAACCAAAGTTTTTCTCTGCCCATGAGTTCAGAGACTAGCCTAAACACtaatgaaaatttaataaaaatcaaagtatCCTCAGTTTTATAGCTCTCCATAACAAAAAGAACATGAGGCAAATTTGCAGAGGATCTGTTTCAAATCCCAAGGCCATCATGAATTATTTTACATTGTCATTTTCACAAGTGAACTTTGCAGGCTTGGAAAATGAATAGTATTCTTCTTAGAAACATGTAAATAAAAGAGGTCAGTGATATTAACATTGAGTTTGTGGTCCTAAATTTGAAGAAGAGTAGTCATTTGCAGATATGGCCAAATGACTCATTCATTGCTGATTAAAATGGTCTCCTGATTGAGACCTGCATCATCTTTACAGAAGTGAAACATGAAGAAGGTCAAAAAGACTAACATTTGGGTTAAAAACTTAGTAACATTTCTGAAGTGACTACTGGTGGCTAAATAACTACATTCTCAGAATTAAGATCTTAACTACAGTCACAGCAGCACCAATTTGAGCATACATCATCTTTGAAAGCATGGGGATAATTGAAATATTATCAAGTCAGTATTGATCATTTCCAAACTGGAAAACCAAAGTAAGGATTAGAAATCATACCCAAAAGTTCCCAGGCCCTAAAACATAAAGTGAATGgaaatttctcctctttcttagGGAAAAGGATAGACCATGTCTATTTATAAAGGAAATACTCCTGAGATATTGAATTTTAAACTTCTCTTTATGCTTATAAATCCCATCTATCCTGTAACTTTATATATGCACCTCTAataatcaaacagtatttgttagtcttcagtttagttcagttcagtctctcactcgtatccgattctttgtgaccccatgaatcgcagcacaccaggcctccctgtccatcaccaactcccagagttcactcagactcacgtccatcgagtccgtgatgccatccagccatctcaccctctgttgtccccttctcctcttgccctcaatccctcccagcatcaaagtcttttccaatgagtcaactcttcgcatgaggtggccaaagtactggagtttcagctttagcatcattccttccaaagaaatcccggggctgatcttgtttagaatgtactggttggatctccttgcagtccaagggactctcaagagtcttctccaacaccacagttcaaaagcatcaattcttcagtactcagccttcttcacagtccaactctcacatccatacatgactactggataaaccatagccttgactagacagaccttagtcgtcTTACTGCATCTAAAATTACGATCTATTGCATACATGCAGAAAAGTACAGAAAATGATGTAATAAATATCCATGCACCCACtagaatttaattatttttcagggttttttgtttatttgtttggccaagtagcatatgggatcttagatcccccaCTAAGGATGAACCCGTGACCTCTGAATTGGAAGCATAGAGtcgtaaccactagaccatcagggaagcccctacattttattttttaattgcccaGGCTACCCTGGGGAAGCAGTTGAGGTGGTGGTCGGGGGGCAGAGTTTGGGGCAGTCACCTACCTGGgccctactttttttttaacttttgttcttttctttttcagccaTAGGGCTGCCACCTATGTGAAAATCTCCATATTAGCCAAGTGATGCAAAAACTACTAAACACTGCTAAACCTGGGGAAGCAGATAAAACAAGAGATTTTCAGGCAAAAAACCCTATATACTGTGAATCGTAGAAGGGAGTGGTGATTAGTCTGTTGCAGTAAGAACCTGGGAGGCAGTTCACTGACTTGCTAGTGAGATGCCAAGCACATATCTTGAACAGAAGAGGAGCTACACAATTTTCAGGATCTTTATATCTAACAGATATTTTTCTCCCCAAGTGTACAATATCCCCACTGTCTATTTTCTTCCCAACaacctttctttccttccacttttATAGATTTGTCTCCATCTTTCTCTTCTATCCTTCCAATAAAAATCAGGTAAGCCCTTCATGGGGACAAAAGCCCTCAcctcttcatttttaaagttatcaaAAGCACATTATTGTGAGTCAAGAGTTCTGGCTTCTAATCTTGGTCCTTAAGCAAGTGGTTCACTCTGGCCCAAAGTGTCCTTGAAGAGCAAGGGCTGAACTTAAATGACTGGTCAGATTCTCATCCTCCTATCCACACAGACCCACTAAGGCAGAGACCAGTTTTTCCCCATCTCCTGTTTCCTGATTAACCAATGGAGAACACAGTCCTACCAATGCCAATGTGTTCTTTCCTTAGGCTGTGAAATTCGAACCATACCATGACAGTGCCCTTGCCAGATTTCTGCTGAAGCGTGGTTTAAGAGTAAGTACTTCCATTTTGATAAGAGCATGACCTTTAAATGGTTATCAAGAATTGACTGATAATCTGGAGCATTAGTCATAATAATTTTAACCTTCTTGTTTCCACCCTCAGAACAAAAGAATTGGTCACTTCTTGTTTTGGTTCTTGAGAAGTGAGATTGCCCAGTCGAGACACTATCAGCAGAggtttgcagtgattctggaggccTACCTGAGGGGCTGTGGCACGGCCATGCTACGGGACTTCACTCAACAAGTCCAAGTAATTGACATGTTACAAAAAGTCACCATTGATATTAAATCACTCTCTGCCGAAAAGTATGACGTCAGCTCCCAAGGTACGGGTGGCTTGATTTTCTTGGTGCTCTTTGCAAATGCCTTTGTCTCCAAataccatccctgggatccttcTTCCTTCTGGAGGGCAAGTCACACCTTCCTCAGGGTAgccaagaatatatttttaaattttctgtctttcttcagTAAGCAAATTTCAAGTTCTCCCTTTATAAGTTAATAAGTTTTGAAACTACACTTATATTCTAATGATGAATGTATTATAATAGATGCTAAActctttgaaaagttaaaactGCATTAAGCAGATGTAAGATGCATTTTTAAAGGGCAACtgtgcacgcacacactcacGAAGATTAGTTATTCCCAAATATTTACCCTTTCTACCCCATCTTTCAAAACATGCAGATAATTTTCAAATCTTCACTCTTTCAAAGTAATGAATTATTGagaattttttcaattttttaatatatgtgtatatgcatacatcATATGTTGCaagatgtgtgtatatttatttctatatgtgcttcttataaaatatatatatcacctCCTTTATGTTCCAGTGTTGTCTTATCTCTAAGAAATTCCAAATGAATTACTCTTTATCTATATTCCCATTGGCTTTAGTTGATACTACATTAAATTAAAGCTATTAACACATTTTTCTGGtctattgagctgtatgagccaTGAGCTAGGAATTATCTCTTATCATGCTTGTATACCTAGATTCAGCATTATAGCTCATAATGGACCCTCACTAACATACTCAGCCAATTTTAAGCTTTTGAATATTTCgattttccatttttccctttgATTCTTTTCTGATATACCAATAATGCTCTCTCCTAAAAATAATGGTGATAATAATCTTAACATTTTTGTCCTTgtaagaaagaaaggggaaaatttGTACTAACCGCCAGTCTGTTACCCAGGCAGtgattttccatttatatatttgcctttagAATTTTGAGGCTGTCATATTTTTTCCATACAACCTAACTTCCTCTTTTGTAAAGAATTTACCAAATCCTAACCAAATTCCATTTAATATGGTCTTCAGATATGTGTCCTAAATCAGATGGCAGTTTAAAGTTTCACATGTTGGAAAGAAAGCTACAGTAATTCCCTAGCATTATTCATAAAGTGTCCTTCTGTGCCTGTCTGGGTATGCCATATATGTTCAGATACTTCTGTCCCCTGTTTTAATGTGCGTGCAGAGTTTATTGCTCTCAGTAAGCCTGTCACCCTGAAAGGTTAGTTCCTCAAGGACAGAAACCTACTCCCTCTTCTCCTATTCTTCACCTTACCAAATGTATAGAATGTTGTGAATATGTGTGACTTCAGGAAATGTTATAGGTGATATTGGTAATTTCTTGAACTCATATAACACTTGTGTGCTTTTGACAATTACAGTTATTTTCCAACTAAAGCAAAAGCTTGAAATCCTGCAGAATTTGAATCTCCCCCAAAGCTTTAGAGTTCCATATGACCCTGGACTGAAGGCAGGCGCACTGGTGGTAGGTATCGTCTTGATATGTCTTGACAATGTCTCTATCTGCTTCACCAGGCCTTAGTGGATGAAAGCTGACATTTACAGAGAGACAGGGAAGCTGGAAAGTCCCTGGATGGGCTTCTGTCAAGCCGTTCCTCAACTGCTAGATACTAAAAACCTCAGCACTGGGCAATCTCCCATCcattttaagtcagctttcttGAGGAACCATTTGTATACAATAAAATGTATCCATTGCAAGTTTACAATTCAGTGAGCTTTACCAAATGTACACAACCAcataaccatcaccaccacttccaattattttggccacctgctgtgaagggctgacttgttagaaaagaccctcatgctgggaaaggttgaaggcaggagaagaaggggatgacagaagatgagatggttggatggcatcactgactcaatggacatgagtttgaacaagctctggatatcggtgaaggacagtgaagcctggaatgctgccgtccatggggtcgcgaagagtcggacatgactgagtgactgagctgaactgaaccatcaCAAAATCAAGACAAAGAATATTTTCATAGAAATTTGTAGAAAAAATTCTTTCGTATCCCTCTGTGATTAGTCTCCTTCTGTACTCCATCCTGGATAACAGATCTGTTTTCCATCATGAAATTTTGCCCCTTCTAGAATGTCAcaaagtggaatcatacaatatgtacttTTTCTTATaatcaatcttttaaattttagccattcaAATGAGTATGAAGTAGTACTTCACTGttatttttagtttcatttagTTTCATCATTtcctaatgatgttgagcatcttatcatgtgtttattttttttagaagctTCTTTTCATATCTTCCAATCATTTTTAATTTGGGCTACcgttttattcttatttatgagttacttatatattctggatataaatcCTTTATCAGGTAtatagtttacaaatattttctcccagtctatggattactctttcattttaatgtatttcaaagagcagaagattttaattctGATTAAgttcaatttatcattttttcttttatggttcacACATTTTGTGTCCTAAGAAATATTTGCTTCATCCAGTGATTTTCAACCAGGGGTGaacccccacctcctccaccaAGGGACGTTTggtaatgtctggagacatttttgattgttcCAACTGGGACAATGCTACCAGCATCCACTGGGCAGagaccagagatgctgctaaatatcctacaatTCCCAGGACAgcctcccccttccccccacaAACAAAACATTATCCAGTCCAAAATGTTAGTAGTGCCAAAGTGGAGAAACACCTCCTAATTCAATGTGacaaatttttttcctaaagttttAATTCTCATATTTAAGCCTTTAATCCATGTTTAGTTTTATATACAATTAGCAGTAAGCTGGCCCTTTAGCAAAAGCACACACTACCTACTGTCCTTTTGAAGTTAGAAACtggtacatgctcagtcacttcagtcctatctgactctttgccaggctcctctgtccatgggcttttcctggcaagaataggggagtgggttgccgtgccctcctccaaggggtcttccccacccaggggtcaaatctgcatctcctgcactgcagggggattctttactgcttagccgctggggaagccctaGAACTTGGTAGGGATAATGATATAGTAATACGGCTTCacatcatttgctttttttttaagatcacatTTTTGATCCATAATGAATTCACTGTTGGCTAAAATTCCTAAGATTTTCTATTTGGAAAGAGTGGCTGCTAAATCACCTTTCTCCCACCTTGAATTCATTTCGATGTTATGTAGGGTTTTTTGGAGGGGAAAGGCATTGTGTAATATCTGAGTGCAAGAGTTTCATTTATTGCTGTTAAATTTCATCTTGTTAGATTTGGCCTAGAATTAGATTGCATCTAATTTTGCAACAACCATGCTTAGACACTATGGTAGCAACAGAactcttttttcaaattaattcttAGAATGAggccaaatatataaaaaaaataacagcaaaattgCCCTGTGTTAGAGGGAACATAAAAGCGCAAGAGTCCTATGAGAGTGGAATATCAGAAGATAGGATATGCCATGCCTCTTAGGCCCTCCACAGATGCTTGGGTTTCCTGggaacacactttgagaaccactggtttaagCATTGTGAATTGCTTTCACTAGCATTTTTTGATTTGGTGAAAATGCCATGTGCATTTTTACCCAAATCACTAAAATCCTTCTCCAACTGAAAACTTTTTCCTAggtgtttatagtgatgctttacAGGAAGATGTATGTCTCTACAATGTGTTTTCAGTTGTGCGTAGGAAACATGTGGCTGTTTTCTTACAGATTGAAAAATGTAAAGTGATGGCCTCTAAGAAAAAACCCCTGTGGCTTGAGTTTAAATGTGCTGACCCTACAGCTCTATCAAATGAAACAATTGGAATTATCTTTAAACACGGCGATGATCTACGCCAAGACATGCTTATTTTACAGGTATACTGctgttaaggatttttttttttcagttgttcaaaaaaagaaatctgtactacttgtaaaaaaaaatacctccTACTGACCCTGTTCCAGTCTCCTATTTTGTATAATGAAGAGTGATCAAAGATAACATAATAGAGTTTTCACTGGGGGAGTATGGCCACAGACCATTAGATATGAATCTAGTCAGCCTCATGGTTCTATCCACTCCTGAAGAGATGCATATCCAGCATTCCCAAATAAGCTGAAACACATCCCTCACCTAACTTCTTTTCTATATACCCCATTCCTAGTGTGGTAACGTGGAATGGAAATACGTTGACCCCCAAGCATCCGCTTTATTCACATTCATTgacattcattgattcattcacattcattcattacacactcaatggacatgaatttgagcaaactccaggagatggtaaagaatagacAGactagctgcagtccatggggttccaaagagctggacacgacttagcgactgaacaacgagcACCATACACTCACAGATGTCCTCCTTACATACGTCACCTTTGGTATATATCCACACACACAGATTCAGGTGAATGATCTGATAGGATGGAGGGAGAAGATGAATAGGGAGATGACTGGAGAATTCATGCAGTTGACATAACAAGATTGAACAGATTTTTAGCACAGAAGGTGGATGACAAAGGTATCAGTGTtgatcattttcatatttttgaacaTACATTTTAGCTTTGCAGATTTGTAAAGTAATATATGCTTGTACCCTAGTTGTTCAATACTGTAGAAGTAACATAATTTCTAATATGTCATGTGATTTATTTGAAATAGGAAAGCCATGGTATCAAAAATATGGTACAaatacttatttacaaaacagaaatagactcacagacatagaaagcaaaactatggttaccaaaggggaaagggtaaCGGGGATAAGGTAGGAGTTGggaattaacagatatacactgtTACATATAAACTAGGTAaacaagacctactgtatagcacagggaactctactcgctaatcttgtaataacctataatggaaaataatccgAAAAAGACTGGGAATAATAATCACACCCACACTGGAGGGTTAATGCAAAGGATTATGCATTGATGCAGCCTCAGTGAATGCCAGGTATCTTTATTGTCATCGTCACTGTGGCCCTGATTGAAGCCCAAGAGTGCCTTCTGGATAAAAATGTGTAAAGATGTTAGAATGGAACTTATATTCATTATGGCAAAATATACCTAACTAGGAATAATAGATGAATCATGGCTGAAACCTACCCCCAAAGAAATCCAACTTTCCTCTTTTCCAAAGTACACGCTCTGGAGCCAAAACTGAGGCTCCCAAGGAAGGGAAATGCTAGAGTACCAGGTTGACAAATAAAAGTACATTCATTACTTATATATTTCACATTCACTTCAATAGTTTGTGTTGCCAGAAGAGATTGTTGTCATTTCTAATGGAGAAGAGAAATAGACATCTGTAAGAGAAACGTTTTTGTGTTTTGATGCCCAGATTCTGCGAATCATGGAGTCCATTTGGGAGACTGAATCTTTGGACCTGTGCCTCCTGCCATATGGTTGTATTTCAACTGGTGACAAGATAGGTATGTGGGGGCCTTGGGAGATGAATATACTGCTCAGCTCATTTAAAAGGCCATCATCCcatgggacatccctggtggtccactggttaagactcccatTTtaaggggcatgagttcaatctctggttgggaaactaagattctgcataccACATGGTCCCCCCAGGATTTTTAAAGACCATCATCCCTTCAGTGTAGgcctttaataaatgaaaaattacaatCATAATCCATGTAAAAGGAAGATGTTCCAAGGCTAATGAATGTGACTCTCAGTTTAGTATGGACATGTTGAAAATACATGAATGCATGATTTAATTCCTTGTGACTATATATGGAAATGATTTTAACAAGAACTTGTTCCCTCCTCTAAACTTTCACTCTTTTCATTGCACAGTAAACTTCTCTCTCACAAAAAAACATTCAAAAGTAGATGGAAAGATCTGCCACTTGTTTTACGAGCCTGACTTCACATCATCAAAGCTATTATGTACTCTCCTCTTAGGTGCTTTTGTAGACATTCcacattttaatttcaattaaacaaatttttatttcaatttccaATTTGAGAAGTAGAGAACAGCCTTCTCATTTGactctggaattttaaaaagaaaaaggaacaggtTGCCAAGTGAAGAAAGATGTGCTTGGCATATTAATGGTTTTGCTTATCAGAAACCAGCCCTTTCCTCTTTTCATTCATGGATACTGAAAGCAGGTCCCACACAACTTCCCTATCcgcctgcttttctttctcttcctcataaGGAAACCACCAGCACGAACCTGGAAAATAACCTTCTGGTTGAGAAAGCTCTCTGCCCTCTACTGAACAAAGACACAGCCATTTCTCCTCTGGGTCCGGTGCTTGGCTCCAGTTCACATCAGATCTGTGCATCTTCCCACAGGAATGATTGAGATTGTAAAAGATGCTACAACGATCGCCAAAATTCAACAAAGCACAGTGGGCAACACGGGAGCCTTTAAAGATGAAGTGCTGAGTCACTGGCTCAAAGAAAAATGCCCTATTGAAGAAAAGGTGAGCTCCTGCTTCTCCCCACTCCAAAGGCTCCTGAGAAATTGTGAGACACAGCAGTCTAATGACATGTTTTCAAAGGCTCTGCATTGCCATGCCTCCTAACACACTGTGGAACACTTTCCTCCTGAGCTCATGGGGGTTTAAATGCTGGTGACATTGTAGATCTGTGCAAAACAGAGGTGCTCATTCAGACCTCACTGAGCATTTGCTTCTCTTTTGATTATCAGGCCTGCTTTGCATAAAATTTGGTTCTGGGACATAATTTGTTAGCATCTTTTCACACCATCTATTTTTGTCATTCAGCAGAAAAATTTAGTTACCACAGACAAACTCCTTCTGATCTGGAAACACTTCAGATCATAAAAAGTAATTTGCAATTTACCCCTGCACCCTAATCTAAATGATAAATTAGGGATGTTGAAAATGCTACTTCCATTACTCAGAAGTACATGTGTGAGTCCTTCACAAGCTGTGTGGTTAGGCTGCTTGGCTGCTTGTTAAAATTCTGCTGTACAGGATTAGCACTTCTCATTTGCATGGGTAGCCCCCTTTTGGGGGAGGGAATATAATTAGTAGCATTTATTAGTCTGTTATACGTGTGGATTTGTGAACCCATGCATACTTTAAGTGGTCACAAGCAAAACATATGTTCACCAACAAAGGAGGAATCATTATGGGGTCTGGATTGTTGCTGGCAAGTGATGCATGCAGAGGCAGTGAACCCTTTGATTATATTACTGTTGTCCTTTGACTATTGTTTCCTTCTCGTGCTGAGTCACTGTATCTTCACCTAGAATGTAAGGAGAGCAATGA
It contains:
- the PIK3CG gene encoding phosphatidylinositol 4,5-bisphosphate 3-kinase catalytic subunit gamma isoform, which encodes MELENHEQPVVLREDNCRRRRRMKPRSTAASLSSMELIPIEFVLPTSQRNTKTPETALLHVAGHGNVEQMKAQVWLRVLETSVAADFYHRLGPDHFLLLYQKKGQWYEIYDKYQVVQTLDCLHYWKVLHRSPGQIHLVQRHSPSEETLAFQRQLTALIGYDVTDVSNVHDDELEFTRRRLVTPRMAEVAGRDPKLYAMHPWVTSKPLPEYLLKKITNNCVFIIIHRSTTSQTIKVSADDTPGTILQSFFTKMAKKKSLMDIPESQNEQDFVLRVCGRDEYLVGETPIKNFQWVRQCLKNGEEIHLVLDTPPDPALDEVRKEEWPLVDDCTGVTGYHEQLTIHGKDHESVFTVSLWDCDRKFRVKIRGIDIPVLPRNADLTVFVEANIQYGQQVLCQRRTSPKPFTEEVLWNVWLEFSIKIKDLPKGALLNLQIYCGKAPALSGKASAETPSPESRGKAQLLYYVNLLLIDHRFLLRHGEYVLHMWQLSGKGEDQGSFNADKLTSATNPDKENSMSISILLDNYCHPIALPKHQPTPDPEGDRVRAEMPNQLRKQLEAIIATDPLNPLTVEDKELLWHFRYESLKDPKAYPKLFSSVKWGQQEIVAKTYQLLARREVWDQSALDVGLTMQLLDCNFSDENVRAIAVQKLESLEDDDVLHYLLQLVQAVKFEPYHDSALARFLLKRGLRNKRIGHFLFWFLRSEIAQSRHYQQRFAVILEAYLRGCGTAMLRDFTQQVQVIDMLQKVTIDIKSLSAEKYDVSSQVIFQLKQKLEILQNLNLPQSFRVPYDPGLKAGALVIEKCKVMASKKKPLWLEFKCADPTALSNETIGIIFKHGDDLRQDMLILQILRIMESIWETESLDLCLLPYGCISTGDKIGMIEIVKDATTIAKIQQSTVGNTGAFKDEVLSHWLKEKCPIEEKFQAAVERFVYSCAGYCVATFVLGIGDRHNDNIMISETGNLFHIDFGHILGNYKSFLGINKERVPFVLTPDFLFVMGTSGKKTSLHFQKFQDVCVKAYLALRHHTNLLIILFSMMLMTGMPQLTSKEDIEYIRDALTVGKSEEDAKKYFLDQIEVCRDKGWTVQFNWFLHLVLGIKQGEKHSA